Below is a window of Candidatus Methylacidiphilales bacterium DNA.
AGTGGCCCTGATGGCCCTGCTGGGAATCGGCCTGGTGTTGGCTGGAACCTGGTTGCAGCCCCTTCTGCTTCCCGGGGTCGAAGCGGTCCCCGGTGCGATCAGCCCCTTCTACACCGTCGATGCGCTTGCCATCTTCTTCAAGCGCTTCTTCCTGGTCTCGACCTTCCTGGTGGTTTGGATGGCCCGGGAACACGCGGCCCAGCTGCCCATCGCCCGACATGAATTCCTGATCCTGCCACTTTTCACCACGGTCGGCATGCTGCTTCTCGCCTCGGCCCGGGATTTCATGACCCTCTTCGTGGCCCTGGAGTTGATCACTGTTTCTTTTTACGTCCTGGTGGCCTACCAGCGCGATCGTGCGGCCTCGTTGGAAGCGGGGACCAAGTATCTGGTGGTGGGAGCCCTCTCGACCGGGTTCCTCGTTTATGGGATCGCTTTCATTTTCGGCACGGTCGGGGGGACTTCGTTCAAGGCGCTGGAGGTTTATCTGGTCACCCAACCGTTGACGCCGGCCCTGATGCTGGGGATGTTGCTGGTGCTTTCGGCCCTCGGATTCAAAGTGGCGGCGGTTCCCTTCCATGCCTGGGCTCCGGATGTCTACCAAGGAGCCCCGGCTCCTGTCTCTGCTTTCCTTTCCGTGGCCTCGAAAGCCGCGGGTGTGGTGGCCTTTCTGCGGCTCTTCGCCTTTGGCGGGTTCATGAACAACAAGATGTATCCCTACATCGCGGGCACTCTGGCCGTGCTCGGTGCCTTGACCGTGTTGTTGGGCAACTTGGCGGCGATGCCCCAGCGAAATCTCAAGCGCATGCTGGGTTACTCCAGCATTGGCAACGCCGGATTCATTCTCATGGGATTGAGTTGCCTCAGTGCACCCGGTGTGCAGGCGGTGCTGGTCTACCTTGGTGTTTACCTCATCGCCACACTGTTGGCCTTTTTCATCCTGGTGCTGTTGGCGCGCGATGGCGCCAGCGAGGATATTCCCCAGTTGGCCGGTCTATACCGTCGGTCTCCGTTGCTGGCAACGGGATTGACCGTGGCCCTGGTTTCATTGGCCGGCATTCCTCCGTTGGCCGGTTTTTTGGGCAAGCTGGGGATTTTTGCCGCCATCTGGCTGCCGGGATCGGCCACGGTTCCCGGCAACAACTGGCTGCTGATCCCGGCGATCATCGGAGCGGTGGCTGGACTATACTTCTACCTTGGCCCGGTTCGCTCCATGTTTTGGAATGAACCCATGCGCGATGCCGCTCCGGTTCCGGTGCGACCCTCATCCCGCCTCTTGGTGGTGGTTCTGGCGGCCCTCTTGGTCATTCTGGGTTTCTGGCAACAACCGCTGGCGGATCTGGTGGCCCCGGTGCTCGGCCCCGTCCCCGGAAGCCCGGTTTCCTCGGCACGTTGATTTTCCGGGCTTTTGCCCACGGAATTCCGCGCTATCTTCTCCCCATGTCCCAGGTTGCTGATCCCTTGCCCTATAAACTGGGCAACGAAAAGCTTGTCCGTCTGACTGAAAAAGCCGCCGAGCGGCTGGCCGCACTGCTGACTCGGCAGAAACGTCCCCAAGGGGCGCTTCGGGTTTCGGTGATTGGCGGTGGTTGTTCCGGTCTGCAATACAAGATGGATCTGATCGATGGTCCGGTGTCGCGCGACATCCTCGTCCGGTCGCGCGAGGTCAACATCGTGGTCGACCCCAAAAGCGCCCTTTTTGTTTCGGGGTCCGAGATTGATTTCAGCGACGATCTGCAGAAGGGGGGATTCAAGGTCACGAATCCCAACGCCAGTGCGCATTGTTCCTGCGGCGAGAGTTTCAGCGCCTGACCGGTTCCGGAATGAATGCCTTTGCCATTCTGGGACTGGAAGCGCGTCCCCTGATCGATCCCGAAGTCCTGAAGGAGGCACATCTCCGAGCGGTCGCCCGTGACCATCCGGATGCGAATCCCACCGGATCCAGTGAGCGGGTTCGCGAAGTCAACCAGGCACGTGAAATCCTTTCCCGGGACCGATCACGACTCCTTCATCTCATCGACTGCACGGGGGAAGGATCAGCTTCAACGCAGGCGGCCTTGCCGGGTACCCTAGGAGATCTATTCGGCCCGGTGGCCGAGACGTTGGGCCGGGTGCGCGCGCAGTTGCGATCGCACGCCGGGGCCGAGTCGGCGCTGGAGAAGGCGGGCCTGATGCCCGCGGGACTGGCCCTCTTCGACGATCTCCAGGCGCTGCGCCAGAAAATTCTGTCCCTGCGCGGAGAATGGGAACAACGCCTGCGCGAAGTGGATGCCGCCTGGGTAGAGGGACGTCCCGACAACCGGGCGCTGGCCGAGATCGCGCTGGTGCTTGGATTCCTGGATCGTTGGACCGAGCAGATTGACGAACAGGCCTTCCGGCTTTCGGAGACCCTGGCATGAGTGCGGACGTGATTCTGGGCATCGACCTGGGCACGACGCATTCCTTGGTGGGTGTGGTGGATTCCGGTTTTCCCTTCATCATCCCCGGCCCGGATGGCCGGAAGCTGCTGCCCTCGGCCGTATCCTTTGACGAGAACGGGGAGGTGGCCGCCGTGGGTATCGAAGCCCTGCGCGCCCGATTGGTGCATCCGGCACGTACGGTAACTTCCGTCAAGCGCTTCATGGGTCGACGCCTGGATTCCCTCACCACGGCCGAGGCCGAGGTGCCCTATCCCCTGGAGGCAGACGGGCAGGGGAGGGTGGTGGTGCGCCAGGGATCACGGGTGTGGAGCCCGCCGGAAATATCCGCCCTGATTCTGCTGCGCCTCAAGGAACGGGCCGAAGCCT
It encodes the following:
- a CDS encoding NADH-quinone oxidoreductase subunit N, which produces MTSLLLLPEVQLTLWAIFLLVVECCRREITLDEVALMALLGIGLVLAGTWLQPLLLPGVEAVPGAISPFYTVDALAIFFKRFFLVSTFLVVWMAREHAAQLPIARHEFLILPLFTTVGMLLLASARDFMTLFVALELITVSFYVLVAYQRDRAASLEAGTKYLVVGALSTGFLVYGIAFIFGTVGGTSFKALEVYLVTQPLTPALMLGMLLVLSALGFKVAAVPFHAWAPDVYQGAPAPVSAFLSVASKAAGVVAFLRLFAFGGFMNNKMYPYIAGTLAVLGALTVLLGNLAAMPQRNLKRMLGYSSIGNAGFILMGLSCLSAPGVQAVLVYLGVYLIATLLAFFILVLLARDGASEDIPQLAGLYRRSPLLATGLTVALVSLAGIPPLAGFLGKLGIFAAIWLPGSATVPGNNWLLIPAIIGAVAGLYFYLGPVRSMFWNEPMRDAAPVPVRPSSRLLVVVLAALLVILGFWQQPLADLVAPVLGPVPGSPVSSAR
- a CDS encoding iron-sulfur cluster assembly accessory protein, with the translated sequence MSQVADPLPYKLGNEKLVRLTEKAAERLAALLTRQKRPQGALRVSVIGGGCSGLQYKMDLIDGPVSRDILVRSREVNIVVDPKSALFVSGSEIDFSDDLQKGGFKVTNPNASAHCSCGESFSA
- a CDS encoding J domain-containing protein, coding for MNAFAILGLEARPLIDPEVLKEAHLRAVARDHPDANPTGSSERVREVNQAREILSRDRSRLLHLIDCTGEGSASTQAALPGTLGDLFGPVAETLGRVRAQLRSHAGAESALEKAGLMPAGLALFDDLQALRQKILSLRGEWEQRLREVDAAWVEGRPDNRALAEIALVLGFLDRWTEQIDEQAFRLSETLA